In the genome of uncultured Sphaerochaeta sp., the window AGGGGGATGTTCAGCTCATGAGGGTAGTTACCCTTGGCGATCAGGACATAGCTGGCGAACTTGCAATCGTACTTGAGGGTGCTGGAAAGTGCAGGCCAGAACCCTCTGCCTGCCACCATCTCCCCATCATTGCCGCGGCTGTTGTGGTTCGAGCCGATGTTTGCCCCGGCAGCCATATTCGACTGGCCCTTGATGAGGCTTGCGATCAGAAAGGAGTTGTTGTGGTGCTGCTCATGGCCGCCGAAAATGAGGTTGCTCAGCAGTTCGCAGCAACTCACCGTGGAGTTGTCACCCAGTATAGAGTGGATCAGGCGCGCACCATACTTGAGATTGCAGTTGTCTCCCATGATGAACCTGATCGCCTTGCAGCCGTAGAAGACGCGCGATCCGCTGCCGATGATGCCGTTGACCAGCTCCACCCCTTCCCCGATCTGCACCGGCTCCTCTATCGTGGAACGCAGGGTAAGATTTTTCAGCTTGTTCGCACCCTTGATGTAGCACCCCGGACCAATCCAGACATCCTTGACGGTGTCGCAGGATTTGACCACCGACTGTCTGCCCACAAAGCCGTAGCGGCCTCGCTTGGTATCCATCGTCCGGTCGGTCAATGCCTCGAAGGCGCGCATCAAGGCCGTGTCATCGCGATAGGTTCCCCACAGGAAGGCATCGCTGGTAAGCATGCCGTTGAACGGGCGGACAGCCCTTCCCCCAGCCTCATTCATGATGTCGATGGTGACACGCACATCCTCATCCTCACCATCCTTGAGGGTTCCGTTTCCGAACTTTGCATGATTGGTGGTCTGCATCTCCCCAAGCCGATAGAGGATGACATGGTCCTCTACGATGTAGTGGCTGAGGTAGGAGCAATCCATGACCGCACAGCTGTCACCGATATCGCAGCTGACAATGCGGCTGTTGGAAATCCCTACCGGGACACTGAAGTCATGGAAGGAGACGATGGACTTTTCCATCCTGCCCAACCTCACCAAGCCGTAGAACTCGGTGTTGCGGATCAGCGTAGGGTCGAAGGGGTCGCTTACCAGGACATCACCCCAGCAAGGACTGGAATTGAGGTTCTCCTCCAATGCGGCGATCTCATAGCTGGTCAGGGTTCTGAAGCTGCTGTTGTCACACCCTGCCTGTTTGTTGCGGAGCACATATTCGTCCTCACCTTCTGCGAGGAAGGGAGCAACAATAAAATCATACCCGAATCTGTCCCGGTCTAGGGTTTTCACGTTGTCATTCATGGATTCAGTATAGCAACGCACAAGGGTGTGCACAATTGTGGGAGG includes:
- a CDS encoding DUF4954 family protein, with the translated sequence MNDNVKTLDRDRFGYDFIVAPFLAEGEDEYVLRNKQAGCDNSSFRTLTSYEIAALEENLNSSPCWGDVLVSDPFDPTLIRNTEFYGLVRLGRMEKSIVSFHDFSVPVGISNSRIVSCDIGDSCAVMDCSYLSHYIVEDHVILYRLGEMQTTNHAKFGNGTLKDGEDEDVRVTIDIMNEAGGRAVRPFNGMLTSDAFLWGTYRDDTALMRAFEALTDRTMDTKRGRYGFVGRQSVVKSCDTVKDVWIGPGCYIKGANKLKNLTLRSTIEEPVQIGEGVELVNGIIGSGSRVFYGCKAIRFIMGDNCNLKYGARLIHSILGDNSTVSCCELLSNLIFGGHEQHHNNSFLIASLIKGQSNMAAGANIGSNHNSRGNDGEMVAGRGFWPALSSTLKYDCKFASYVLIAKGNYPHELNIPLPFSLLSSDPNEGRRVVMPAYWWMYNLYALERNSYKYRKRDKRKVIRQQIETDYLAPDTVNEIFEACDLLCLWVAQNYNRAHASSKDEQNLIRQGRELLLAKPAELYSLHVYAWGLENSNEPVEILKVVEAYQAYQEMLLYYAVKTIASACLKENVSVATLQETAQMVIHPWLNVGGQLVPQFRVEALKDALKSGEISTWDEVHATYASWFTRYEQDRSNHAVATLCRALGVERLQAGIWEKAVEEVSRIRIQIETQVFKTKEKDFNNRFRESTYRNLAERDAVLGSLDDNPFIQESHQITVEVLEQLRRVSFS